One genomic window of Pseudomonas aeruginosa includes the following:
- a CDS encoding RDD family protein: MPKHMLSPQGDYAPAGLVRRLAAMFYDFLLCVALMMVVTLVYQQGILRLIYGSDHLRELADRGALIGDPLLSTLLVFALFGFFAKFWTHNGQTLGMQVWGLRVQNRDGSAISLLQALLRFMIAIASWLCLGLGFLWMLWDKDKRTWHDRYSESQMVRLPKNTHKK, encoded by the coding sequence ATGCCGAAACACATGCTTTCTCCCCAGGGCGACTATGCCCCTGCCGGTCTGGTCCGCCGCCTGGCGGCGATGTTCTATGACTTCCTGCTCTGCGTGGCGCTGATGATGGTGGTCACCCTGGTCTACCAGCAAGGCATCCTTCGACTGATCTACGGCAGCGACCATCTGCGCGAACTGGCCGACCGCGGCGCGCTGATCGGCGACCCGCTGCTCTCGACCCTGCTGGTGTTCGCCCTGTTCGGCTTCTTCGCCAAATTCTGGACCCACAACGGCCAGACCCTGGGCATGCAGGTCTGGGGACTGCGCGTGCAGAACCGCGACGGCAGCGCCATCAGCCTGCTCCAGGCGCTGCTGCGCTTCATGATCGCCATCGCCTCCTGGCTGTGCCTCGGCCTCGGCTTCCTCTGGATGCTCTGGGACAAGGACAAGCGCACCTGGCACGACCGCTATTCGGAGAGCCAGATGGTCAGGCTGCCGAAGAACACTCACAAGAAGTGA